Below is a window of Mucilaginibacter ginkgonis DNA.
CTAATTGCAGGCCTTGCCGCAGTTGGTTGTGTATGAGCGGCATTACTGCCACCTGCCACCGGACTTGTTACCCCGTATGTTTTTAAACCATAAGCATACGGCAAAGCCCAGGCAGTAATGTCGTAAGTGTTAGAGTCTGTCATGAACGTTTTTTGCTCCATTAACACATTTAACAACACTGCTTTGGGCTGGGCGGCGTTGATGACCATATCATTTGGCCCAATGTGAAAGCCCTCTGTTTTATTGCTGAAATAATTAAAGCCCGACGCGTCTTTGTTATTGCCGAACGAGTAGGTAATGGCATTCCTGGCGAGCATGGCGGCAAGTTTGGCCATCTTGTCCTCGTTGTCGTTTTTCACCACATAAGCTTTGTAGTCGCCCGGCGGATTTGCTCTGTTGGCGTCGAAATACTTTTTATACTCAGTGAGTAATTTTTGCGCATGGCCCGAAACCATTTCTAAAGTGCTTAACCCGGTTGTACTGTGATGCAATATGCGGTCTGCAAGGGTCAAAGTGTCACCGCTCCGCGTAATTACTGCTAAGCCGCCGGCGCCGCTTCCGCCTTGTTCAAAGGTCATGCCTATGGCACCGCTGTAAATTGGGTAGGTGTCGCCATAAGATGGGTACAGCAAGTCGAACTCTTCTTTGGTAAAATACGTCCAGCCTTTAGCGTCGAAATATTTCGCGTTATTCTTGCCTATCAGAACCTGAAATTCCCGCTGCCATGCAGTAATGTCTTTATGCATAGGCTCTGCCGCAGGCGCGAAATAGTATGGTGCATTATAGCTTTGCTCGTGATAATCTACATGCACCTGCGGCAGCCATTGGTTGTAATAAACCAGCCTTGCCTGCACTTCTTTTTGTGTTTGCCAGGCCCAGTCGCGGTTAAGGTCAAAATAATAATGGTTGATCCTGCCGCCCGGCCATGGTTCCATGTGTTCCCGCGATTGCGGATTAGGGTCGGGCTGGTTGCCACGCACCGAATTGTAAAAATTGATGTAGCGTTCGCGGCCGTCGGGGTTAAGGCATGGATCAAGAATTACCACGGTATTCTTTAGCCATTCTTTGGTTTGGGTATTTGACGGATTGAGCAGATCATAAAGCATTTGCATAGACGCTTCACTGCTCGATGATTCGTTACCGTGCACATTGTAACTTAACCAAAGCACTGCGGGGCCATTGGTTTGCCCGCCCCCCGGCAGCATTCCCGCTAGTTTAAGATTGTTTTGGCGGATGTCTTCTAACCGCCCTATGTTTTCGTCGGATGCTATAAATGCGAGATACAGTGGCCTGTTTTCATTGGTGGTGCCGTACTGCACCAGTTTTAGGTTTTTAGAATTCTGAGCCAGGTATTGCGCGTAAGCAACAATGCGATGATGCGGCGTAAACTGGCTGCCCAGGGTATAACCCAAAAATTGCGCTGGCGATTGTATTTGCTGAGCAAGGGCCGCTGCACTAACGCAGATAAATAGTAAAAAGGCGTAGATCTTCGTTTGCATAAAATGTGATGAGATAGCTAAGAAACAATTTTTTGCCGATAATATGTAGCTTAGTATCAAACTAATGCACATGCCAAAGAAAGAAAAAAGCGCAGCGTTCGTTCAACTAAGAACAGGCATCGAAGCGCTATCGGGAATGGATACAAGCGAAGTAAAGGTTCATACAAATTCTGAAAAACCTGCGCAGTTGTCTATTGCCAAAGGCTCTTATAGCAAAGAAATACACTTAGCGCCCGGGCAAGAAGAGCATTTGCCGCACGAAGCCTGGCATGTAGTTCAGCAAAGGACAGGTAAAGTAAAACCGGTTAAGGCTGCAAAGACAGAAATGATCAATGATAATACAACTCTGGAACAAGAGGCAGACAGGATGGGGAAAGCGACAATCGAACGAAAAAC
It encodes the following:
- a CDS encoding M14 metallopeptidase family protein, with the translated sequence MQTKIYAFLLFICVSAAALAQQIQSPAQFLGYTLGSQFTPHHRIVAYAQYLAQNSKNLKLVQYGTTNENRPLYLAFIASDENIGRLEDIRQNNLKLAGMLPGGGQTNGPAVLWLSYNVHGNESSSSEASMQMLYDLLNPSNTQTKEWLKNTVVILDPCLNPDGRERYINFYNSVRGNQPDPNPQSREHMEPWPGGRINHYYFDLNRDWAWQTQKEVQARLVYYNQWLPQVHVDYHEQSYNAPYYFAPAAEPMHKDITAWQREFQVLIGKNNAKYFDAKGWTYFTKEEFDLLYPSYGDTYPIYSGAIGMTFEQGGSGAGGLAVITRSGDTLTLADRILHHSTTGLSTLEMVSGHAQKLLTEYKKYFDANRANPPGDYKAYVVKNDNEDKMAKLAAMLARNAITYSFGNNKDASGFNYFSNKTEGFHIGPNDMVINAAQPKAVLLNVLMEQKTFMTDSNTYDITAWALPYAYGLKTYGVTSPVAGGSNAAHTQPTAARPAISNAYAYVLPWKSLADVRFLADLQKAHIKVRYAEKPFEAAGKKFDAGTLIIARAGNSADYDRTVTDIAIRNNRNLTALTTGFVDKGADFGSGDVHYLKQPRVMLLCGETTNATSVGEVWHYFDQQINYPVSLVKLTDLNRVKLSDFDVIIMPDGNYNEPPVEKLQGWIRDGGKLIALGDAVTALAGRNGFGVKRKEDKKDDKADAKNKYAAIKSFDERSHEAIRGSVPGAIYKINIDNSHPLGFGYPKYYYTIKLDDTVYDFLGDDGWNVGTIKKDGYVAGFVGQQAKVKIADGMLLGVQSMGRGSVVYIVDDPLFRSFWENGKLLFGNAVFMVGN
- a CDS encoding eCIS core domain-containing protein codes for the protein MPKKEKSAAFVQLRTGIEALSGMDTSEVKVHTNSEKPAQLSIAKGSYSKEIHLAPGQEEHLPHEAWHVVQQRTGKVKPVKAAKTEMINDNTTLEQEADRMGKATIERKTL